The DNA sequence ACTGGCTCAAGTCGCGGCAGCGTTGCGGATCTTCGTAGCGGATGACGGGCTCGCCATCATGGGTGTAGGCGCCCCAGAACGGGCCATAGAGGCCGGCGATCTTGGGCTGGCCTTGCAGTTCCTCGCGCTGGCGGGGGTTTTCGTTGTAGCCTTGGATTTCAAGGCCCATCTCATCGAGCCATTCGTCCAGATCATCTGGCCGGAAGGTGACGGGTCCGTCCTCGATCGTCATGGAAATCTCATAAACAGCCATAGCGGCATCCTTTCCTTTTGCGATGGCGGCGGGGTCTTGGTGCCCCTGTCCGCGATGGGCTGCGCCTCGGCCGGTCTGACCTGCCGGAAACGCATGTTTCCGGCGGAACAGAGTGGGTGAGGGCGAAGCCCGGCCCACGGGCCGGATCGGCAAAGTCATAGCCACCCCCGAGGGGGGCTTGTCGCCGTGACGGGCTTGGAAACCGTCATTTTCGACGCAGGAGAAAATTACGGAGGGTCCGAGCCCGTCACGGCGATGGCGTCTATTGACTTTGCAGAGCCGGCCTGTTGGCGGACAAAAGGAAAAGGAAATGGCGTCGGCCGGGGGGTGAGCGCGGGCCTGGCCCGCGTCGATCCCCCCGGGCGGCTCCTGGATCAACCGGATGCCGGCGCCAGCCGGGATCTCCGACGAACCTTCTGCCCAGCTTCCCGCAGGCGGGTCGCTCGATACCTGGGGTCTCGCTCGCCGCCTGCTCGCGTCCGGCCGCCAGGCCGGACTAGAACGCGGTGCCCGCTTGCGGGCAGACGCCCATTATTTCTTTCTGTGCTGCATAGCCTCGTAGATCAGGCAGATACCAACGAACATCATCGTCGCTCCTGCGCCATATCCTCGCGCCTTAGTTGGAAGTAGCGTTAATCGCCGCGACAGCTTCCTCAATGCTCTCTTTGACGATGAAGGCTGCATAGTTCGCACCATTGGAAGTTTCCCGGCCCGTGGTCACAATTTTTGTCGCCCCATTCTGATCAGGTTGGACCGCGATGATATGTTGCCGCGCGATGTAAATAGGGTAATTACCTTGTGTGAACTTGATCATGTCGAACCTTTTTGAAATGTGTTTACTTGACGCTCACTCTTCAGTGGCGCCTTAGTTGGAACCTCGCAGGCCAGTCAACCGCTGCGATGTCCCGCAGGACGGGCATGAAGGCATAGGCGGCGACGCTGGCGATGCCGAGACGGAAGATCAGACCCATATCATCCTCCTTACAAAGGTAGGCTTTTTGCAGAATGAGGTTGGAATCGGGAGGTCTGTCAGTCCAGTCCGCCTGATTCCGCAATCTCGACCAAGGTTGGAATGTGGGGACCGTACTCGACTTGCTGAGAGACCCCCGTGGTTGGAATCGTAGCCTTTCCTGCTGCATCTACGCGAACGCCAGAGCCCACTTTTCGGGCGTACTTCGCGTAGAGCGTCTTGGCCCGGATGATTTCGTAGCTGTAGCCTCTGCCTAGCCTGTTGGCGATCTTGATCAAGCCATTCAGGCTCTCGGTATAGGCATTGGTGATCTGAACCGGCGAATCCCAGTAAGCGAAGATGTCCTCATAATGGTTGTGGACGGTCTTCGCCAGTGTCTTGAACCCCTCCATTCCTTTCGCTGGCAGCACGTTCTCCCAAGCCTCGAAGGCTCGCATTGCCGAGCCTTTGTCGGGATCGTCATAGATCCGGTAGAACGCTTCCTTAAAGTCGTACGCCACCGCCAATTCCGGAATGTGTTTGCGGACTTCGTGTAGCGCTTCCTGCTCGGCTGGCGTGAGGGAAGATGGGCGTTTCAGGGTGAGCCACCGGATCGACTTCTTCACAAACACCCGTTCTCGCTTCGATAGCGCGGCCTGGTACTTCTTGCGCTCCTCGTCCAGCGCATTCGATGCTTTCTCGACGACGTGAAACTTGTCGATGACCAGCCGGGCGTTGGGCAGGAAGGCGCCAAACGATTTCTTGAAGGGGCGCCACATATCGGTACACACCCACTCAACCCGCTCACGGTCGGGCAGCTTCTCGAAGTAGGGTTTCAGGTGCTCCTGAGTCCGCTCCTCCAGCATGTCAAAGACGTTGTTGGTCGCCAGATTGGTAATGACGCAGCGGTATCCGCCGGCCAGATTCACCTCGTCGATTCCCATGATGACCGGGGTCTCGTAGCGGACGGTTCGCTCCAGTTCCTCGATCAAGTCATGCGCAATGTTCTTGATCGTGTTGACGGCAAGACCCGTCTGCTGCGCCATGCTGTGAAACGTCGTCGAGAGGCAACGTTCGCGTATGGCATCGACCAGACGCCGCGTGGCACGCCGCCGCTCATCCACGAAGGAAAGCTCCGGGAGCGTCATTTTCCCGCAGGCATCACAGCGGTAGCGCGGCCGAACGATCTCAAGCCGGGTCGGCTGCATCTGCAATGGCGTATCGGCGAAGATACTGGTGCGTTTGCCGTGCCGGTACATGGGGCGAGCACATTCCGGGCACTTCGGCGGACTCCCATCGACCGCGTTGGCGACGACGGTGATCACACCATCTTCGCAGCGCAGGTCCGCTGGCTCGACGCCGGAGAGATTGAGCAGGTCAAGCACTCGTGTCGTCCAGGTCGAGATTGCGCCGGTCGCGATCCAACTCGTAGATCAGGTCCGTGAATGCCGTCATGGCCTGTTTGTCCGCCTTCAGGAGAATCGTGGCGAGCTTCTGATGCGAGCTGAGTGCCCGGACTACCGCACTCTGCACGGCGCCGGGCAGGTTGCCCTTCATGACCTGATCGCGCGTGTTGTTCTCGATCTGCGCCATCACCACGTCGTTCTCGCGGGTGATTGCGGCGACCTGGTTGGCGAAGGCCATCTGGTCGCGTACCGGCGCTGCGTCACCAAACAGGCGGTTGAGCCGGTCGATGATCTCCCTCAGGTAGTCCGCATCGTCGCCCGTTTGGGTTCTGCCACCGGGACCAACGGGCTTGAGGGTCGGCTGATCTTCGTCCTCCGGTTTCTGATCGGGCTTGGCCTTTATGTCGAACCCGGTCAGTACCAGCCCCTTGAGATCGACATTCTCCGGGGACTCGCCATTGAGCCGCTTCTGGAGCAGCTTGGCGAAGGCGGCGAAGTTCTCCAGTTCGGGATCGCCGAAGTCGATCAGTTGCGCAACGTAGGCGTAGGTGCGACAGAAACGGCCAAGCCCGCTCTTGAAGGCCATCAGTTCGGCGACCTGATTGGCAAAGTCGCGGCGCTGGTGGTCGGCGGACTTCATGCCCGCCTCGTCGCCATTGCGATGCGCCTTCTCGTAGGCATCCTCCCAGGTGGCAACGGCATCGCGCAGCATCTTGAGGCGCTGGTTGAAGATGCGCGTCGGTCGCTCGGTCGCTGCGTACAGTGCCTTATGCTGCGGATCATGGGCCTGGGTGATGTCGCGGATGGTCTTGAAGCGGGCCTCCTTGAACGCCGCCAAGTCGTCCGCATCGTAGAAGCCCATCCCGTCCAGCGGCTCCTTGATCTCATAGACCACGTTGGGGTCTTGCACGTCCTCGATCTCGGCCCCCTCGTCGTACATCGAGAAGGCGCGGCGGACGTTCTCCGGGTCATTCACGAAGTCGATGATGAACACTTCGTCCTTGCCGGGCGCCGTGCGATTGAGGCGGGCGAAGGTCTGCACGATCTCGACATCGTTGGCGATCTTCTTGTCGATATACATCGCCACCAGCTTGGGCTGGTCAAAGCCGGTCTGGAACTTGTCGGCGACTAGCATCACCCGGTATTCGGGACGGTCGAAGGCGAGGCGAAGATCCTGTCCGTTCACCTCCGGGTTCATGTTGATTTCGGTGAACTCGTCCTTCTCATCCACGATGAACACGTCGCCGGCCAGGCGCTCATCGTCCGCGTGCATCACCTGTTTGCCGGTGATCTTGCCAGAGAAGGCCACCAGCGAGCGGATACCGGCATGTTCGGGATGCTTGGCGATGTAGGCGTCAAACCCCTTTTTGTAGCGCACGGCGGCAGCCCGCGAACTGGTCACGACCATCGCCTTGGCCTTGCCGTCCAGGAGGTGCGCCACGTTCTTGCTGAAGTGCTCGACGATGAACTGCACCTTCTGCGTGACGTTGGTCGGGTGCAGCGACATCCATTGCGCCAGCGCCTTCTTGGCCTGCTTGCTGCTGACCCGCTTCTTGTCTTCGATCTGCTTGCCGAGATTGAAGGCCGTCTTGTAGGGCACGTAGCCCTTCAGCACATCGAGAATGAAGTTCTCCTCGATGGCCTGCCGCATCGAATAGCGGTGGAAGGCGCCGGGCATGTTGGTCTTCGAGGCCGGGCGCATTGGGTCGGGCCGGCGACCGAAGAGCATGAAGGTCGAGTGCTTCGGGGTGCCGGTGAAGGCAAAGTTGCTGATGTTCCTGGGGCGCACACGGGACTGCTGAAGCTTCTCCAGCAATTCCTCCACGGTCAGTTCACCCATGCCGCCGGAGAGGGAGAGCGTCGCCTGAAGCTTGGTCGCCGTCGATCCGGTCTGCGAGGCGTGGGCCTCGTCGATGATGACCGCGAAGTTCTTGTCCTTTAGCCCCTCCTCGGTGACGATGGCCTCCATCGCGTACGGGAAGGTCTGGATCGTCACCACGATGATCGGCGTGCCCGCCAGCAAGGCTTCAGCCAACTGCTTGCTCTTGGACTTGGACGACTTCTGCCGGTCGATGGCGGCGATCACCCCAAACTGGTGGTCGATCTGCTTGATGGCGTCCTGAAGCTGACCGTCGAGCACCGTCCGGTCGGTGACGATGATGACGCTGTTGAAGATCGGGTCGCCGTTATCCCGGCGCAGCTTCACCAGATCGTGCGCAGTCCAGGAGATGGTGCTGGTCTTGCCGGAGCCGGCGCTGTGGTCGCACAGATACTGCATGCCCGGCCCGTTGGCCTTGGCGTCCGCGATCATGGCATTCACCGCGTCCCACTGGTGGTAGCGCGGGAAGATCAGGGTCTCCTTCTTCGACCAGTTGCCTTTCAGATCGACCACATCCTTCTTCTCGACGTAGACGAAGCTGTGGAAGATGCGCAGCCACGCATCGCGCTGACAGATCTTTTCCCAGAAATAGGCGACCGGGTACTCGCCATCCTGGCGCGGCGGATTGCCCGCATGGCCCTCGTTGCCCTGGTTGAACGGCAGGAAGAAGGTGTTCTCGCCATCGAGCTTGGTCGCCATCTGAATGTCGGAGTCCGACATGGCGAAATGCACGACCGCGCCGCGCTTGAAAGTCAGTAGCGGCTCGCGACGCTTGGTCTTTGGATCGACCGGCAGGCGGTCGGTACGGTACTGCTCCATCGCGGCGGCGGCTGACTGGGTAAAGTCAGTCTTGAGTTCGACCGTGGCGACGGGAATCCCGTTGATGAACAGCACCAAGTCAATCGCCAGCTTGCGTGTCGGGTGGTATTCGAGCTGAGGCACCACGCGCAGACGGTTTGCCGCATAGCGCTTCAGCACGGTCTCGTTGCGCTTGTCCTCGGGCGCAGCTTCCGAGAGATCGATGTGCCCGCAGCCGGCAATCGAGAAGCCGTTGCGCAAGACGTTGGCGGTGCCGTGATCGGCCAGCGCCTTGGCGAGCCGGTCCATCAGCACTTCGCCGGCACGCTCGCCGTTGTCCTTCTGGAGCTTGGCCCACTTTTCGCCCTGGCCGGAATCATTGAGCCAGGCGATCAAGTCGTCGAGGTACAGGGCGCGCTCGGTGTCGTAATCAACCGTATTGCCCACCAGCCAGCCCTGCTCGGCGAACTTGGTAACGATGTAGTTCTCGAAGTGCTTTTCTTGATGGGCGGTATCGCTCATGCCGAGTCACCGATTCAGTAGGGGTTAATCAAGGAGCCGTCCGAGTAGGCGCGAGAAGAGGCCGACGCTCTGTTCGCCGTGCCGCGATAGCCGCTCGGACCAGAAGTAGTTCTTGATGGCGAAGAAGGCGCCGACCAGCCCCAGCACGATGCCGAGGTATTGAATCCAGTGGATGCGTCGCTCGAAGACTTGCCGGACCAGATCCCCAAGCGGGGAGCGAACAGGATTGCTCTCCCACTGGTGATAAATCCAGGCGGGAACGCCCCAGTAGAAGAGCGAGAACATCACCACGCCCATGAGGGCCGCGCCCCACCACGGCAGGCGGTTGCCCACCTCCACGGAGTCGCGGATCAGGGCGCCGGCCGAGTTGCTGTTGCGCCTGCGGTAGTAGCGACGGCCCATTACGCCTCTCCCCGCAGGTCGATCTGGCCGGTCACGGCGGCGGTGATGAAGGCGGAGCGGCGCTCTTTGAGTAGAGCAACGCTCCTGTTTACCTTCGCCCCAATTACTCTTTCCAATTGAACAAGTCGTGCTATTTCTAATTGATTTTGCATAGGAAGAATCGGAATCTTCCACCCCAGCAACAAATTCATGTTCAGGGGGCGATTACGGCCAGCAGACCCACGCGAACAATCATTTAGTACAAAATCACCGTGCGCGGTCAAAAAATAGGCGTAAAGGTACTCGGTTAGGACCTCTTTCTCCCGACCTCTAATCACGGGGAAGCGATGAGAGACAACGCACCCGACATGTTCTTCATTTGCCAGAGCTACAGCTCCCTCCCATGCGAACTGCCCGCTAAGAATTAAGTCGCCCGACTGAATCCAGAAGAAGTCGGAGTCACCCATATCCTCGGTGTCGGTATCGTCACGTTTGAAAATTCCGCGCCCTCTATTGAACAACCCGAGCTTCGTGTAGCTGCTACCAGCTTGTTGGAGAACTGGGCGCGAAATCACGTCACAGACATGTGAAAGTCGTACCCATCTGAGATTCGGCGAATCGGGTGGAGGCGACGCCAGAGCAGTGATTTTTTCCTTCAGCAGTTCGATGAATCGGGTTTTCTTGGCGATCAGGGCGTCGATACGGCCGGTTTCGCGGTCGAGCGAGGCAAGGATGGACTCCTGTTCCGTGCTATCCGGGATTGGGATGTGAATCGACCCGACGTGCTCCCAGTCTGCTCTTGGCATTTTCGCCCCATCACATCCAGCTTCAATCTGTTGCGTGACCTCGGTGGTGAGCATCCAGTTCTGGAGCCATGCCGGCAATACCGATGATGGCTTGAGAACGAGAAATTCAGTTGAGCAAGCGCCATCTGTTGGCCCAGTGATGCATTTGCGAAGGTATGGACGGAGTTTGCCGTACAGCACATCACCGGCACAGAACAGTCCAACCGTTGAATCCTCAGTCTGGCGAGATGTCGTTGCTGTAGGCTTGTACTGCCCGCTGCCAGATTCGACATCTTCCAGTCCGATGTAGGGCAATCCATCCGGAATGGCATTGCAGCGGTCTGTGGCAATTTGCGCCGTGCGCTTGATCCTGACCACACTCCAATGCATCGGCACCTTGCCAATCCACTCCACGCCGGAATCCTTGTAGGCCGAATATGGCTTGTAGTGACTCATGCGCGCCTCAACTCAATTGCGCGATGCGCCAGATTGCCGTGGCCTGCGTCGCCATCCAGTTCTGGTGCGCAGCGATCCGCTCGGGGTCCAGTCCGCATGGTCGTTACCGAGTTTCTTGGTGATCGCAAAGCCGCTTTGTTGGTATGTCGGCCGCTTTTGGGCGTAATCCAGGTTGCCCAAGTCCCGATTTGCTCCGGCCTGGAGCAACGTCATGTTGCCAAGTCGGTACACGAGGGCTTCCGCGTCGTCGTTGCCGATCCCGCCCCAACCATCCGGGGCGTTTTGCGGCAGGATATGCTCGATATTGAAGGCGTCACTGGCGAAGTCATGGGCTTGACCGGACAGGTGTTTTTCAAGGGCACAGAGAATGAAGCGGACCACGCGGTTGTTTCGAGAATCGGTGGTTCGGATCGTTTTCTCGGCGAAGCCTGTTCTGAACGCGGCATCATCCGGGTAGATGCTGCGCAAGGATTGCAGTGCCTGACCGAGAGTTCTCAATTCGTTCCTCGCTACACGCTCGGCGACCTCGTTGTACTTTCGCTCTTGCTCCGCAGTGCTGTAGGAGCCGATGACGTTGAACCGCATCGAGATAACAACCGTCGAGCGCAGTAGCCCCGTGAAATCGGGAGCGTCGAAGATTCGCTTGGCTGCGAGCAGTAGCGGGAACGGTTGTCGCACTCGG is a window from the Paracoccus pantotrophus genome containing:
- a CDS encoding ISL3 family transposase gives rise to the protein MLDLLNLSGVEPADLRCEDGVITVVANAVDGSPPKCPECARPMYRHGKRTSIFADTPLQMQPTRLEIVRPRYRCDACGKMTLPELSFVDERRRATRRLVDAIRERCLSTTFHSMAQQTGLAVNTIKNIAHDLIEELERTVRYETPVIMGIDEVNLAGGYRCVITNLATNNVFDMLEERTQEHLKPYFEKLPDRERVEWVCTDMWRPFKKSFGAFLPNARLVIDKFHVVEKASNALDEERKKYQAALSKRERVFVKKSIRWLTLKRPSSLTPAEQEALHEVRKHIPELAVAYDFKEAFYRIYDDPDKGSAMRAFEAWENVLPAKGMEGFKTLAKTVHNHYEDIFAYWDSPVQITNAYTESLNGLIKIANRLGRGYSYEIIRAKTLYAKYARKVGSGVRVDAAGKATIPTTGVSQQVEYGPHIPTLVEIAESGGLD
- a CDS encoding type I restriction endonuclease subunit R: MSDTAHQEKHFENYIVTKFAEQGWLVGNTVDYDTERALYLDDLIAWLNDSGQGEKWAKLQKDNGERAGEVLMDRLAKALADHGTANVLRNGFSIAGCGHIDLSEAAPEDKRNETVLKRYAANRLRVVPQLEYHPTRKLAIDLVLFINGIPVATVELKTDFTQSAAAAMEQYRTDRLPVDPKTKRREPLLTFKRGAVVHFAMSDSDIQMATKLDGENTFFLPFNQGNEGHAGNPPRQDGEYPVAYFWEKICQRDAWLRIFHSFVYVEKKDVVDLKGNWSKKETLIFPRYHQWDAVNAMIADAKANGPGMQYLCDHSAGSGKTSTISWTAHDLVKLRRDNGDPIFNSVIIVTDRTVLDGQLQDAIKQIDHQFGVIAAIDRQKSSKSKSKQLAEALLAGTPIIVVTIQTFPYAMEAIVTEEGLKDKNFAVIIDEAHASQTGSTATKLQATLSLSGGMGELTVEELLEKLQQSRVRPRNISNFAFTGTPKHSTFMLFGRRPDPMRPASKTNMPGAFHRYSMRQAIEENFILDVLKGYVPYKTAFNLGKQIEDKKRVSSKQAKKALAQWMSLHPTNVTQKVQFIVEHFSKNVAHLLDGKAKAMVVTSSRAAAVRYKKGFDAYIAKHPEHAGIRSLVAFSGKITGKQVMHADDERLAGDVFIVDEKDEFTEINMNPEVNGQDLRLAFDRPEYRVMLVADKFQTGFDQPKLVAMYIDKKIANDVEIVQTFARLNRTAPGKDEVFIIDFVNDPENVRRAFSMYDEGAEIEDVQDPNVVYEIKEPLDGMGFYDADDLAAFKEARFKTIRDITQAHDPQHKALYAATERPTRIFNQRLKMLRDAVATWEDAYEKAHRNGDEAGMKSADHQRRDFANQVAELMAFKSGLGRFCRTYAYVAQLIDFGDPELENFAAFAKLLQKRLNGESPENVDLKGLVLTGFDIKAKPDQKPEDEDQPTLKPVGPGGRTQTGDDADYLREIIDRLNRLFGDAAPVRDQMAFANQVAAITRENDVVMAQIENNTRDQVMKGNLPGAVQSAVVRALSSHQKLATILLKADKQAMTAFTDLIYELDRDRRNLDLDDTSA
- a CDS encoding restriction endonuclease subunit S domain-containing protein — its product is MSHYKPYSAYKDSGVEWIGKVPMHWSVVRIKRTAQIATDRCNAIPDGLPYIGLEDVESGSGQYKPTATTSRQTEDSTVGLFCAGDVLYGKLRPYLRKCITGPTDGACSTEFLVLKPSSVLPAWLQNWMLTTEVTQQIEAGCDGAKMPRADWEHVGSIHIPIPDSTEQESILASLDRETGRIDALIAKKTRFIELLKEKITALASPPPDSPNLRWVRLSHVCDVISRPVLQQAGSSYTKLGLFNRGRGIFKRDDTDTEDMGDSDFFWIQSGDLILSGQFAWEGAVALANEEHVGCVVSHRFPVIRGREKEVLTEYLYAYFLTAHGDFVLNDCSRGSAGRNRPLNMNLLLGWKIPILPMQNQLEIARLVQLERVIGAKVNRSVALLKERRSAFITAAVTGQIDLRGEA